A genomic region of Marinobacter szutsaonensis contains the following coding sequences:
- a CDS encoding MFS transporter has translation MNKASSSTYDQLINPVLIAGCIIILVSFAVRASFGLFQLPIALEFAWPRESFSLAIAIQNLFWGIGQPIFGAFAERYGDRKAILGGGAFYVIGLVLSAYAITPGQHQLLEMLVGFGIAGTGFGVILAVVSRAASDKHRSMALGIATAAGSAGQIVGPDSFAGQGVPVVAARQGRCRDLKRRCLWRFSAGQKQQSPGLPARALSGNSGRDGRI, from the coding sequence GTGAACAAAGCGTCTTCCTCGACTTACGATCAGCTGATCAATCCCGTGTTGATTGCGGGCTGCATCATTATCCTGGTCAGCTTTGCCGTTCGCGCATCCTTCGGACTGTTTCAGCTACCCATTGCCCTTGAGTTTGCGTGGCCCAGGGAATCGTTCTCTCTGGCGATTGCTATCCAGAACCTGTTCTGGGGAATAGGGCAGCCAATCTTTGGCGCTTTCGCGGAACGCTATGGGGACCGGAAGGCAATCCTGGGCGGCGGCGCCTTTTATGTGATCGGACTGGTGCTTTCGGCCTACGCCATTACTCCGGGCCAGCACCAGTTATTGGAGATGCTGGTGGGCTTCGGCATAGCCGGCACCGGTTTCGGGGTCATTCTGGCGGTGGTGAGCCGTGCCGCATCCGACAAGCATCGGTCGATGGCGCTGGGTATCGCTACGGCGGCGGGCTCTGCCGGGCAGATTGTCGGCCCTGATTCATTTGCCGGTCAAGGAGTACCCGTGGTCGCAGCGAGGCAAGGTCGCTGTCGTGACTTGAAGAGGCGGTGTCTGTGGCGGTTTTCCGCTGGCCAGAAACAACAAAGCCCGGGCCTTCCGGCCCGGGCTTTGTCGGGGAATTCTGGTCGGGACGGCAGGATTTGA
- the ihfA gene encoding integration host factor subunit alpha, producing MAALTKAEMAERLYEELGLNKREAKEMVEAFFDEIRGALSHNEQVKLSGFGNFDLRDKKQRPGRNPKTGEEIPISARRVVTFRPGQKLKQKVEAYAGTQS from the coding sequence ATGGCGGCTTTGACGAAAGCGGAAATGGCGGAGCGCTTGTACGAGGAATTGGGTCTGAACAAGCGGGAAGCCAAGGAAATGGTGGAAGCTTTCTTCGATGAAATCAGAGGCGCACTCAGCCATAACGAACAGGTGAAGTTGTCCGGTTTCGGCAACTTCGACCTGCGGGACAAGAAACAGCGGCCGGGACGGAATCCGAAAACTGGTGAAGAGATCCCGATCAGTGCACGGCGTGTTGTTACGTTTCGACCCGGACAAAAACTAAAACAGAAAGTGGAAGCGTATGCTGGAACCCAGTCATAA
- a CDS encoding FMN-binding glutamate synthase family protein, which produces MEKTTTFPLRYSAYVLSIAGLVVSLPVTLWLGYGYIVPAIFAVLTAVGTYDLVQTRHTVSRNYPIMANFRYLFESIGPEIRQYFIQSDTEERPFSREQRTIVYQRAKNVLDKRPFGSQLRMYEEGFEWMNHSLTPTRITDSDFRIVIGKNRAKPYSASVFNISAMSFGSLSANAILSLNTGAKMGGFYHDTGEGSISRYHLQPGGDLVWEIGSGYFGCRNKDGSFNADMFRQNAALDQVKMIELKLSQGAKPGHGGILPGAKVTLEIAEARGVSLGEDCVSPASHSEFSNPIAMLQFIDRLRELSGGKPVGFKLAIGHPWEWFGIVKAILETGIKPDFIVVDGGEGGTGAAPLEFINRLGMPMTEALLIVHNTLVATNLREYIAIGAAGKITSAFNIARTLALGADWCNAARGYMFALGCIQALNCHTGRCPSGIATQDPRRSNKLDVRHKSQRVYNFHKNTLDALQNLLEAAGLRHPSELGPEHVIRRTSKTEVHSYLDLYHFLEPGALLTGEKTGLTVFDKYWPEARANTFEPPHFIMKLRETKLR; this is translated from the coding sequence ATGGAGAAAACCACGACCTTTCCACTGCGCTACAGCGCCTACGTTCTGAGCATCGCAGGACTCGTTGTCTCACTGCCGGTTACGCTGTGGCTAGGGTACGGCTATATCGTTCCCGCGATCTTCGCTGTACTGACCGCGGTTGGAACCTACGACCTGGTCCAGACCAGACATACGGTCAGCCGGAACTATCCGATCATGGCCAACTTCCGCTATCTCTTTGAATCCATTGGCCCGGAAATCCGCCAGTATTTTATCCAGTCGGACACCGAAGAGCGCCCCTTCTCCCGGGAGCAACGCACGATCGTCTACCAGCGTGCCAAAAATGTGCTCGACAAGCGCCCCTTCGGCTCCCAACTCCGCATGTACGAGGAAGGGTTCGAATGGATGAACCACTCATTGACTCCGACGCGCATCACCGATTCTGACTTCCGCATCGTGATCGGCAAAAATCGCGCAAAGCCCTACAGCGCAAGTGTTTTCAACATTTCGGCCATGAGTTTTGGTTCGCTCTCGGCGAACGCGATCCTGAGCCTGAACACCGGCGCAAAAATGGGCGGCTTTTATCACGACACCGGCGAAGGATCGATTTCCCGATACCATCTTCAACCTGGCGGTGACCTGGTCTGGGAGATCGGCTCGGGCTATTTCGGCTGCCGTAACAAGGACGGCAGTTTCAATGCCGACATGTTCAGACAGAATGCAGCCCTCGATCAGGTAAAAATGATAGAGCTCAAACTATCTCAGGGTGCAAAACCCGGCCACGGCGGCATTCTGCCCGGCGCCAAGGTTACGTTGGAAATTGCCGAAGCCCGGGGTGTGTCCCTGGGTGAAGACTGCGTCTCGCCGGCCAGCCATTCGGAGTTCTCCAACCCCATCGCAATGCTTCAGTTCATTGATCGCCTGCGTGAGCTCTCGGGGGGCAAGCCGGTGGGCTTCAAGCTGGCCATCGGCCATCCCTGGGAGTGGTTCGGAATCGTCAAGGCCATCTTGGAAACCGGGATCAAACCGGATTTTATCGTCGTTGATGGCGGCGAAGGCGGCACCGGGGCGGCACCACTGGAATTCATCAATCGGCTGGGCATGCCGATGACCGAAGCCCTGCTGATCGTCCATAACACCCTTGTAGCCACCAATCTCCGGGAATACATCGCCATTGGCGCCGCCGGCAAGATCACCTCCGCCTTCAACATCGCCCGCACGCTCGCCCTGGGGGCGGACTGGTGCAATGCCGCCCGGGGCTATATGTTTGCCCTCGGCTGTATTCAGGCGCTCAATTGCCACACCGGCCGCTGTCCGAGCGGAATAGCCACCCAGGACCCGCGAAGGAGCAACAAGCTGGACGTTCGTCACAAGAGCCAGCGGGTGTACAACTTCCACAAGAACACCCTGGACGCCCTCCAGAACCTGCTGGAAGCCGCCGGACTGCGCCATCCGTCAGAGCTGGGTCCAGAGCATGTAATTCGCCGGACCTCCAAGACCGAAGTGCACTCCTACCTGGACCTCTACCATTTTCTGGAACCTGGCGCCCTGCTGACCGGCGAGAAAACCGGCCTGACGGTCTTCGACAAATATTGGCCGGAGGCCCGTGCCAATACGTTCGAACCACCCCACTTCATCATGAAACTCCGGGAAACAAAATTGAGGTGA
- a CDS encoding DUF2892 domain-containing protein, with product MTVNMGSADRIIRAVVGVVLIALVFVGPQTPWGWIGIVPLATALMGNCPAYSILGIKTCKKK from the coding sequence ATGACTGTAAACATGGGTTCCGCTGACCGCATCATCCGCGCCGTGGTTGGCGTGGTTCTGATTGCTCTGGTATTCGTTGGCCCCCAGACACCCTGGGGATGGATTGGCATTGTGCCGCTGGCGACTGCGCTGATGGGTAATTGCCCGGCCTACAGCATCCTGGGCATCAAGACCTGCAAGAAAAAGTAA
- a CDS encoding MerR family transcriptional regulator, whose protein sequence is MLEPSHNNELPAIPGKRYFTIGEVADLCDVKAHVLRYWEQEFPQLSPVKRRGNRRYYQRADVITIRQIRSLLYDQGYTIGGAKQKLSSHEIKEDTSQYKQLIRQMIVELEEVLEVLNTPVK, encoded by the coding sequence ATGCTGGAACCCAGTCATAACAACGAACTCCCGGCAATCCCCGGGAAGCGTTACTTCACCATTGGTGAGGTAGCCGATCTTTGTGACGTCAAAGCCCATGTGTTGCGGTACTGGGAACAGGAGTTTCCACAGCTGTCGCCGGTCAAGCGCCGGGGCAACCGTCGTTACTACCAGCGGGCGGATGTCATTACCATCCGCCAGATTCGCAGCCTGCTCTATGATCAGGGCTACACCATCGGTGGCGCCAAGCAGAAGCTGAGCAGTCACGAGATAAAGGAAGACACCTCCCAGTACAAGCAGCTCATCCGTCAGATGATTGTTGAGCTCGAAGAAGTTCTTGAGGTGCTCAATACGCCGGTTAAATAA
- a CDS encoding Crp/Fnr family transcriptional regulator yields the protein MPQHSIVLYRMGKDDICTLSIGCLMTGRGYRAEAVVEEEGEAAMIPRGVFDGLMDQSPEFRLGIMESYGRRLDDLMLLVEEVAFHRMDERLEEWLLARADRDVIMITHQELAVELGTAREVVSRLLKELERQEMVRLSRGKIELTGLVGSTTPA from the coding sequence ATGCCTCAGCACAGCATTGTGTTGTATCGCATGGGTAAGGATGACATCTGCACACTATCCATTGGCTGTCTGATGACCGGTCGGGGCTACCGGGCGGAAGCGGTCGTCGAGGAAGAGGGTGAGGCGGCGATGATTCCGCGGGGCGTTTTTGACGGGCTGATGGATCAGTCGCCGGAGTTCCGTCTGGGGATCATGGAATCCTATGGGCGTCGCCTGGATGATCTAATGCTGTTGGTCGAGGAGGTTGCCTTCCACCGCATGGACGAGCGTCTCGAAGAATGGTTACTGGCTCGTGCCGACAGGGATGTGATTATGATCACTCATCAGGAGTTGGCGGTTGAGCTCGGCACCGCGCGGGAGGTGGTTAGCCGACTGCTCAAAGAGCTGGAGCGGCAGGAGATGGTCAGATTATCCCGTGGCAAGATTGAGCTGACCGGATTGGTCGGATCCACCACGCCGGCCTGA
- a CDS encoding BCCT family transporter, whose protein sequence is MGEVVKDEYQTDYVAGQDNINVLGLDLHNWVFPVSALIVVAFVIGTLMFPTPAKELLDGAKWDIIASFDWLFLISANIFVVVCIALIFLPVGKIRIGGQDAKPEFSRPSWFAMLFAAGMGIGLMFWAVAEPTAYYTGWYETPFNVEANSPEAANLAMGATMYHWGLHPWAIYAVVALSLAFFAFNKNMPLTIRSAFFPLLKDKVWGWPGHIIDVLAVVATIFGLATSLGFGAQQAASGLDYLFGTGNGINVQMAIIVGVTAVALISVLRGLEGGVKVLSNINMSLAALLLFFVIFAGPTMSILETIWVTSSSYVVNMVPLSNPFGREDEAWFQGWTVFYWAWWISWSPFVGMFIARVSKGRTVREFITAVLLIPTVITVVWMSSFGGSALEQIQNGVGTLAEEGLTDVSLALFQMFANLPLTGIISFVAIILVLVFFVTSSDSGSLVIDSITAGGKTDAPTAQRVFWAVMEGAIAAALIFGGGADALGAIQAAAISAGLPFTAILLVMTWGLLKGLSHERKLLIARGEL, encoded by the coding sequence GTGGGCGAGGTAGTGAAAGACGAATATCAGACGGATTACGTCGCGGGCCAGGACAATATTAACGTCCTTGGTCTCGATCTCCATAACTGGGTGTTCCCGGTTTCTGCTCTTATTGTGGTGGCTTTCGTCATCGGAACCTTGATGTTTCCGACGCCGGCGAAAGAGCTGCTCGACGGAGCAAAGTGGGACATCATTGCCAGTTTCGACTGGCTTTTCCTGATCAGTGCCAACATCTTTGTGGTGGTTTGTATTGCGCTGATCTTCCTGCCGGTGGGTAAAATCCGGATCGGTGGCCAGGACGCCAAACCTGAGTTCTCCAGGCCGTCCTGGTTTGCCATGCTGTTCGCCGCCGGTATGGGTATTGGCCTGATGTTCTGGGCCGTTGCGGAACCGACCGCCTATTACACCGGCTGGTACGAGACGCCCTTCAATGTAGAAGCGAACTCTCCGGAGGCCGCGAACCTCGCCATGGGCGCGACCATGTACCACTGGGGTCTGCATCCCTGGGCGATCTATGCCGTGGTGGCGCTGTCACTGGCGTTCTTCGCATTCAACAAGAACATGCCGCTGACCATTCGTTCGGCGTTCTTCCCGCTGCTCAAAGACAAGGTCTGGGGCTGGCCTGGCCACATCATTGATGTCCTGGCCGTGGTTGCGACCATTTTTGGCCTCGCAACATCTCTGGGTTTTGGCGCGCAGCAGGCCGCGTCCGGTCTCGATTACCTGTTCGGTACCGGCAATGGCATCAACGTTCAGATGGCTATTATCGTGGGGGTCACCGCAGTTGCGCTGATTTCCGTGCTCCGCGGCCTGGAAGGTGGTGTGAAGGTTCTCAGTAATATCAACATGAGCCTGGCGGCACTCCTGCTGTTCTTCGTCATTTTCGCTGGCCCGACCATGTCCATCCTGGAGACCATATGGGTCACGTCCTCCAGCTATGTTGTGAACATGGTGCCGCTCAGTAACCCGTTCGGCCGTGAAGATGAGGCCTGGTTCCAGGGCTGGACTGTCTTCTATTGGGCCTGGTGGATTTCCTGGTCACCGTTCGTAGGCATGTTTATCGCCCGGGTGTCCAAGGGCCGCACGGTTCGTGAATTCATCACTGCGGTTCTCCTGATTCCGACTGTCATCACCGTCGTCTGGATGAGCAGCTTCGGTGGCTCCGCACTCGAGCAGATCCAGAATGGTGTTGGTACCCTCGCCGAGGAAGGTCTGACCGACGTCTCCCTGGCTCTGTTCCAGATGTTTGCCAACCTGCCACTGACCGGGATCATTTCCTTCGTGGCAATCATCCTCGTGCTGGTGTTCTTCGTGACGTCCTCGGATTCCGGTTCGCTGGTTATTGACAGCATCACCGCCGGTGGCAAGACCGACGCTCCTACTGCTCAGCGTGTATTCTGGGCCGTTATGGAGGGTGCAATTGCAGCAGCGCTGATTTTCGGCGGCGGTGCCGATGCCCTGGGCGCAATCCAGGCAGCAGCCATCAGTGCCGGCCTGCCGTTCACGGCCATTCTGTTGGTCATGACCTGGGGCCTGCTCAAGGGGCTCAGCCATGAGCGCAAACTGCTGATAGCCAGGGGCGAACTCTGA
- the pheT gene encoding phenylalanine--tRNA ligase subunit beta — MKFSEQWLREWVNPNIGSQELMDQITMAGLEVDGFEPVAGEFSGVVVGEVQSVEPHPDADKLRVCQVSDGEQAVQVVCGAPNVRPGLKVPFAVVGAVLPGNFKIKKAKLRGQPSEGMLCSESELALSDNHDGLMELPEDAPVGQDMADYLKLNDITIDVDLTPNRSDCLSIKGIAREVGVLNSLVVTEPAIEPVEAVHSEVPDIRVEAPAGCPRYLGRVLRNVNLKAETPLWMQEKLRRSGIRSIDAAVDVTNYVMLELGQPMHAFDRDEISGGIIVRMAKPAEKLVLLDGQEVELTEDTLVIADHEKPIAIAGVMGGEHSGVSEKTRDLVLESAYFDPITLAGKARHYGLHTDASHRFERGVDYKLARDAMERATELLMNIVGGEPGEIVEVASDEHLPADRTIDLREQRLADVLGMAIDRTTVEEILTRLGLHIDKLLKDGWRVSVPSFRPDITIEEDLIEEVGRIFGYNNLPVTEPTGSLGLVAREEAKRPVSAIRNYFVAQGYQEAVTYSFVDPKVQKLVDPERDGIALANPISADLSVMRTTLWSGLLKTVAYNQNRQQPRIRLFETGLRFEQDGERIDQQPMLAGVVVGGQYPENWANGRRTADFFDVKGELEGLFRLLGIEVQFVASQHPAQHPGQTAELMRDGEHVGWLGTLHPQVQKNLELNGTILMFELFLNSIVTGYVPNFKEISKFPEVRRDLAIIIGSDVAFADVERVARKHAGERLTALRAFDVYEGESLGEGNRSLALSLFWQHPERTLNEDEVHSLFNGVIDALKEELGATLRS; from the coding sequence ATGAAATTCAGTGAACAGTGGCTGCGCGAGTGGGTTAATCCGAACATTGGCTCCCAGGAATTGATGGACCAGATCACCATGGCCGGACTGGAAGTGGACGGCTTTGAGCCGGTCGCCGGAGAATTCAGCGGTGTGGTGGTTGGCGAAGTCCAATCCGTCGAACCGCACCCGGACGCGGACAAGCTCCGGGTCTGTCAGGTGAGCGATGGTGAACAGGCCGTCCAGGTGGTCTGTGGTGCGCCCAATGTACGCCCCGGCCTGAAGGTTCCCTTTGCTGTGGTTGGCGCGGTACTGCCGGGCAACTTCAAGATCAAGAAGGCCAAGCTGCGTGGCCAGCCCTCCGAGGGGATGCTGTGTTCCGAGTCCGAACTGGCCCTGTCTGATAATCACGACGGCCTTATGGAGTTGCCGGAGGATGCACCGGTTGGCCAGGACATGGCCGATTACCTCAAACTCAATGACATCACCATCGACGTGGACCTGACGCCGAATCGCAGCGATTGCCTCTCCATCAAGGGCATCGCCCGGGAAGTGGGTGTGCTCAACAGTTTGGTGGTCACCGAGCCCGCCATCGAGCCGGTGGAGGCAGTGCACTCTGAGGTCCCTGATATCCGTGTCGAAGCCCCGGCAGGTTGTCCCCGTTACCTCGGCCGTGTTCTGCGCAACGTGAATCTGAAAGCGGAAACACCGCTGTGGATGCAGGAGAAGCTGCGTCGCTCCGGTATCCGTTCCATCGATGCGGCGGTAGATGTCACCAATTACGTGATGTTGGAACTTGGCCAGCCCATGCACGCATTCGACCGTGACGAGATCAGCGGTGGCATTATCGTGCGTATGGCCAAACCGGCCGAGAAACTGGTTCTGCTCGACGGCCAGGAAGTGGAGCTCACCGAAGACACCCTGGTAATTGCCGACCACGAAAAGCCCATCGCCATCGCCGGTGTGATGGGTGGTGAGCATTCCGGTGTCAGCGAAAAGACCCGGGATCTGGTGCTGGAGTCCGCCTACTTTGACCCCATCACCCTGGCAGGCAAGGCTCGCCATTACGGCCTGCATACCGATGCCTCCCATCGTTTCGAGAGGGGCGTCGACTACAAGCTGGCCCGTGATGCCATGGAGCGTGCCACCGAGCTGCTCATGAATATCGTTGGTGGCGAACCCGGTGAAATCGTGGAAGTGGCCAGCGACGAGCATCTGCCGGCTGACCGCACCATTGACCTTCGGGAACAGCGGCTGGCCGATGTTCTCGGCATGGCGATCGATCGCACCACCGTTGAAGAGATACTCACGCGGCTCGGGCTCCATATCGACAAGCTGCTCAAGGATGGCTGGCGCGTCAGTGTGCCCAGTTTCCGTCCGGACATCACCATCGAGGAAGACCTGATCGAGGAAGTCGGCAGGATCTTTGGCTACAACAACCTGCCGGTGACCGAACCCACCGGCTCCCTCGGCCTGGTTGCCCGGGAAGAGGCAAAGCGCCCGGTGTCCGCCATCCGCAACTATTTTGTGGCCCAGGGCTACCAGGAAGCGGTTACCTACAGCTTCGTGGATCCCAAGGTGCAGAAGCTGGTTGATCCGGAGCGCGACGGTATTGCCCTGGCGAACCCGATCTCGGCGGACCTGTCGGTCATGCGTACCACTCTCTGGAGTGGTTTGCTCAAGACGGTTGCCTATAACCAGAACCGTCAGCAGCCGCGTATCCGGCTCTTCGAGACCGGCCTGCGCTTTGAGCAGGACGGCGAGCGCATCGATCAGCAGCCCATGCTGGCCGGTGTGGTTGTCGGTGGTCAGTATCCGGAAAACTGGGCAAACGGTCGCAGAACCGCCGATTTCTTTGATGTAAAAGGGGAATTGGAAGGCTTGTTCAGGCTGCTCGGCATCGAGGTCCAGTTCGTGGCCAGCCAGCACCCGGCGCAGCATCCGGGCCAGACTGCCGAACTGATGCGCGATGGTGAACATGTAGGCTGGTTGGGCACGTTGCATCCACAAGTTCAGAAAAATCTGGAACTTAATGGCACGATCCTGATGTTTGAGCTATTCTTGAATTCGATCGTCACCGGATATGTGCCTAATTTCAAAGAAATTTCAAAATTCCCGGAAGTTCGCAGGGATTTGGCTATCATTATCGGGAGCGATGTAGCGTTCGCCGATGTGGAGCGTGTAGCCAGGAAGCATGCCGGTGAGCGTCTGACAGCGCTGCGTGCGTTCGATGTCTATGAAGGCGAGAGCCTGGGTGAGGGGAACCGGAGCCTGGCCCTGAGCCTGTTCTGGCAGCATCCCGAACGCACCTTGAATGAAGACGAAGTGCATTCGCTCTTCAATGGTGTCATTGATGCCTTGAAAGAAGAGTTGGGGGCAACACTGAGGAGTTAA